AAGAGAAGGCTTGAATTGAATGACAGGGCTGGAATACGGGTAAACAAAAATTTCAATTCAATTGTTAAGTCAGCAGATGGTCATGAGAACCTAACATTCGgcgagaaagattgtcgcaattttctAGAGAAAGTAAGAAGGTTGAAACTTGGAAGTGGTGATGCTGAAGCTGTTCGTGATTATTTTGTGAAGATGCAATCTGAGAATCCAAACTTTTTCAGTGTTATGGATGTTGATGATGAATCTCGACTAAGGAATGTTTTTTGGGCTGATGCAAGAAGCAGGGCAGTGTATGAATCTTTTAATGACGTTGTAACTTTTGACACAACATATCTGACAAACAAATATGATATGCCTTTTGCTTTATTTGTTGGAGTCAATCACCATGGTCAGTCCGTGTTGCTAGGATGTGCTTTATTATCAAATGAAGATACTCCAACATTTGTTTGGTTATTTGAAGCATGGCTGAAATGTATGTCAAATTGTCAACCAAAAGCTATTATAACTGATCAAGCAAAGGCAATTCAGAATGCCGTGGAGATAGTTTTTTCAGAATCTCGATATAGATGGTGCTTGTGGCATATAATGAAAAAATTGCCAGAGAAGCTAGGTGGATATGATGACTATGATTACATCAAGGTTGCTATTGGCAATGCAGTTTATAATTCATTAACAGTTACAGAATTTGAAGTTTCCTGGATGCGTATGATAGAGAGGTATAGTCTTGGTGATAATGAATGGCTTAAAGGGCTTTATGATAATCGACACCGTTGGGTTCCAGCATTTGTGAAAGATGCCTTTTGGGCAGGTATGTCTACTACACAGCGTAGCGAGAGTATGAATGCCTTTTTTGATGGTTATGTTAATGCAAAAACAACATTGAAGCATTTTGTTGGCCAGTATGAGAATGCTCTCCGTGATAAAGTTGAGAAGGAGAACATTTCTGATTTCAATTCTTTCAAGTCAACCATACCTTGTGTCACACACTTTGACATCGAGAAGCAATTTCAATCAGCATATACAAATTCAAAGTTCAAAGAATTTCAAGAACAGCTTACAAACAAGATGTATTGTGAGCGGAAGTTGATACAGAAAGAAGGGACGATAGAAATGTATGAAATCACAGAGGATGTGTTGATTGACGCAGAAACTGGATGGCGAAAAGACGTCGTGTATCATGCATATTTTAATGTGGAAGATTTTGAAGTTAAGTGCTCATGTCGCCACTTTGAGTTCAGAGGTATTTTTTGTAGCCATGTGTTAAGTGTGCTCACTCACAAGAAAATAAAGGAGGTTCCTTCACGATACATCCTTGATCGATGGACAAAAAATGTGAAAAGAAAACATAACTTTATCAAGTGCTCATATGGCGGAATGGAAGACACTCCTGTTGCAAAGCGTTTTGATATGTTGTGTACTTCCTTCCACCCAGTGGCAGAGATAGGCGCCATGTCAGATGATTCATGCAATGCTTTGATTGAGGAGCTTCGTACCCTGAAAATTAAATTCTCTAGTAACTCAAGTCCTGATAATAATGAGGAACAACTTGGTACGCAAGAAGGTGCACTTTCTAATGAAAAGACAACAAGTAAAACTATTTTGAGCCCAATAGCTGTTAGGTGTGCTGGACGTCCTCCTTCACTGAGGAAAGAATCAAACATTGATAAACTAATTCGTGAAGCAAaagcaaggaagaagaaggctgaACAAATGGAGAAGAAAAAAGCTGCACAAGAGAAGAAGAGAGCTGAACAAAAGGTAATTCTGCCAATATTACGGTTTGTACAAAAACTCAAATTTCACAGTCACAAATTGTTGTATTTTAGGTTCGCTCCACAAATTTGAGGAAGAAAGGGTCCAATAAAAAAAGGAAATCACCAGAGGATGACACTCCACAACAAGATGACGTGAGAAAATTGTCTTTATCAGTTTTTCTACAATCTCGCACTTCATTGTATTGTTTCTTATTTAACTTTTATTCGTCCTTCTCAAACAGATTCGATCTTTTGTTCATTTGGATAACAAAACCTCTAGTAGCGCACTCCAGGTATGTTAGTTTCCACTTTTTAATTTCTAATAAGGAGTAATTTATTTGAACATCCATGTCATCCCATATCTTCATATGGACTAGGAATCATTTGACTGCGGCATTGGTACTGGCAACATAACTCCAGAAATAACCTCTACAATACCATATGGAATAATACAGGTATCTTTGTGTGTCATCTCCATATTTCTAATATAGTTACT
This region of Lolium perenne isolate Kyuss_39 chromosome 2, Kyuss_2.0, whole genome shotgun sequence genomic DNA includes:
- the LOC127321909 gene encoding protein FAR1-RELATED SEQUENCE 6-like; translation: MDNQRTSVQDSVDMSISSDEDDFAQQKEGNVELAHDHDEAEQEVLLQDPVLAMTFDSENDVREYYQNYAKSKGFGVTKRSSHTDNTGEVKYVTLCCSRYGKTQSNSKKLLKPNPSAGLGCKAKVNITRRFDGKFQISKVILDHNHTLNPLKSRLFRCNKKMDFHVKRRLELNDRAGIRVNKNFNSIVKSADGHENLTFGEKDCRNFLEKVRRLKLGSGDAEAVRDYFVKMQSENPNFFSVMDVDDESRLRNVFWADARSRAVYESFNDVVTFDTTYLTNKYDMPFALFVGVNHHGQSVLLGCALLSNEDTPTFVWLFEAWLKCMSNCQPKAIITDQAKAIQNAVEIVFSESRYRWCLWHIMKKLPEKLGGYDDYDYIKVAIGNAVYNSLTVTEFEVSWMRMIERYSLGDNEWLKGLYDNRHRWVPAFVKDAFWAGMSTTQRSESMNAFFDGYVNAKTTLKHFVGQYENALRDKVEKENISDFNSFKSTIPCVTHFDIEKQFQSAYTNSKFKEFQEQLTNKMYCERKLIQKEGTIEMYEITEDVLIDAETGWRKDVVYHAYFNVEDFEVKCSCRHFEFRGIFCSHVLSVLTHKKIKEVPSRYILDRWTKNVKRKHNFIKCSYGGMEDTPVAKRFDMLCTSFHPVAEIGAMSDDSCNALIEELRTLKIKFSSNSSPDNNEEQLGTQEGALSNEKTTSKTILSPIAVRCAGRPPSLRKESNIDKLIREAKARKKKAEQMEKKKAAQEKKRAEQKVRSTNLRKKGSNKKRKSPEDDTPQQDDIRSFVHLDNKTSSSALQESFDCGIGTGNITPEITSTIPYGIIQEPFDFNTSSGNINPMITTPVPPKVSSTWLCLKF